The Parvibaculum sp. DNA segment ACCCGCGCCAGTCGCTGCGTTTCTGGCAGAACATGACGCGCCAGCGCGCCGGCCAGGCCCCGCCGCCGGAATTCATGTCGACCCACCCCTCCGACACAACGCGCATCAATGCGCTGCAGACGGAACTTCGGAAGATGGGCTATCAGGTGTGACGAAAAAGGCCCCGCGTAAAACGCGGGGCCTTCGATTTCGGCGGCGGCCGGCCTCTAGCGCAGATTGCCGCAGAAGCGCTGGATGCGTTCGCAGGCCTTGACGAGGTTCTCGGTCGAGGTCGCGTAGGAGATGCGGAAGAACGGCGCGAGGCCGAAGGCTTCGCCGTGTACGACGGCAACACCTTCCTCTTCCAGCAGCGCCTCGACGAAATCCTTGTCGGTCTCGATCAGCTTGCCGGCCGGCGTCGTCTTGCCGAGGCACCCCTCGCAGGACGGATAGACATAGAAGGCGCCTTCGGGCGTCGGGCATTTGATGCCTTTCGCCTGATTGAGCATCGACACCACGAGGTCGCGCCGCTCCTTGAAGCTCTGCGCCCGCTCGGCAATGAAATCCTGCGGCCCGTTGAGCGCCTCGACGGCAGCCCACTGGCTGATCGAGGTCGGATTCGACGTCGACTGGCTCTGGATCGTCGTCATCGCCTTGATGAGTTCGATCGGACCGGCGCAATAGCCGATGCGCCAGCCGGTCATCGAATAGGCCTTCGAGACGCCGTTCATCGTCAGTGTACGGTCGTAAAGCTTCGGCTCGACCTGGGCCGGCGTCGCAAACTTGAAGCCGTCATAGGTCAGATGCTCGTACATGTCGTCGGTCAGCAC contains these protein-coding regions:
- a CDS encoding pyridoxal phosphate-dependent aminotransferase, translated to MGFLSDSLSRIKPSATIAATQKARDLKAAGVDVIGLGAGEPDFDTPDNIKEAAIAAIRRGETKYTAVDGIPELKAAIAAKFKRENGLDYKPAQCFVAPGGKPIIYNAMMATLNPGDEVIIPAPYWVSYPDIVLLAGGTPVFAEAGMATGFKLQPEALEKAITPKTKWLIFNSPSNPTGAAYTWDELKKLTDVLVKYPHVWVLTDDMYEHLTYDGFKFATPAQVEPKLYDRTLTMNGVSKAYSMTGWRIGYCAGPIELIKAMTTIQSQSTSNPTSISQWAAVEALNGPQDFIAERAQSFKERRDLVVSMLNQAKGIKCPTPEGAFYVYPSCEGCLGKTTPAGKLIETDKDFVEALLEEEGVAVVHGEAFGLAPFFRISYATSTENLVKACERIQRFCGNLR